The genomic stretch CTAAAACTTCTCTTTTGCAACCATCTTTGATTGAGAGTGAGTATTTTTCGATGGTTTTTATAGAGATTTTTGATACATCCAAATTTTTTGTATCTAATGTtccatttgaattaaacCTTAATTGGACTTGTTGGCCACCTGACGAAGTAGATATTTGTGGCTTTGGCTGTGGGTATGACGGTGGTTTTTGATATGGTGGTGGTATTTGTGGCTTTGATGGTGGGTATGACGGTGGCTTTTGGTATGGTGGTGGTATTTGTGGCTTTGGCTGTGGGTATGATGGTGGTTTTTGGTATGGTGGTGGTATTTGTGGCTTCGGTTGTGGGTATGACGGTGGCTTTTGATATGGCGGTGGCATTTGTGGCTTTGATGGTGGGTATGACGGTGGTTTTTGTGCTAATGGATCATCCGAAGGCATTAATCctaaatttgattttccGATACCATCTTCCAGCAATCTGATTAGTTCTGACTTACTATGATTTAcagaatcaaataattcttgTAAATTTTTAGTATCACCGCtcaaagaaatatattctaaGTATTTTCCATAAACCTCTTTATCATTTGTCAAGTCTTCAACAGCtgatcttttttttcttttgattttaGTTCCCGGCAAAATAGGTACTTTTGGTCTAACAGCAGGATCTGGCATTCcgtttttttttgttgataCGCCAAATGAAGATGGTATGTTTTTAATAGAAGCTGGTGtttttctcttcttttccCTTGATTCTTGATGATTCTTTGCAATGGCTTCTTCCAAAGCTTCCAAAAGAGCTTCCTTACTATCATTTCCAGTCATTTGTATGAAATCAGCCAAATTTAAAGGTGAATCAGAAGATGAGACTGTCCCTACATATTCTAAATACTTTTCTGTAACTTTCTCATCAACTTGCATGTAGTCGTATCCGGAACCAACGCCCCAGCCTCCCTCAGCTCCTCCGACTGCACCTCCCTCAGCTCCTCCAGTTGCACCTCCCTCAGCTCCTCCGACTGCACCTCCCTCAGCTCCTCCGACTGCACCTCCCCCAGCTCCTCCGACTGCACCTCCCTCAGCTCCTCCGACTACACCTCCCTCAGCTCCTCCAGTTGCACCTCCCCCAGCTCCTCCACTCGCTCCAGCTCCTCCACCTACTCCTGCTCCTCCACCTACTCCTGCTCCTCCACTTGCACCTCCCTCAGCTCCACCACCTGCTAAACTTTGGCTATATTCACCCAGCATACTTAATAAAGCAGCTTTGTCATAGCCTGAAGCCTTAATCAACTCTTCCAAACTTAAAGAATTTCCTTGTACAATAGACATGTATGCAGCATAAGCCATTAAAACTTCTTCATCACTTTTAAGCGTACTAAGTAAATCTATTCCAACTTCTGCTCCTTCACCACCTCCACCTCCACCTCCACTAGCTGTgctaaataaattttggatAAGCTCACgcattaaatttaataagtAATCCTTATcataatttgaaattttaatcaaatatttcaaatctAAAGGATTTTCTACAGAAgaagaatataaattataagTTTCTATAATTGCTTTATCTGCTAAGAAAACTTCAGCTAAATCAAGAACTTGTTCAGCTTTATCTTCTCGTTTCTTTTGTTCAGAAGGATCAACTGTTGATTGagtttcattttttaagttttggataaatatttttaaataatcaacTATGCCatatttttcttccttAGCTAAACCCTTAATCTCTTCCAAACTTAAAGCCGGCTCATCCTTAGTTAAACTTAAATAAACTCCATATAAATTCATTacttcttcatcatcttcatttgTTCCTTCTCCTCCTCCTGTTACTGCTACACCTCCTTCTATTCCGCCTGCTGATACAGGCTCATCATGTTGATAATTTTTATCTAAACTATGCTTGAAAAATTGTTTCATTTTACTATTAAACTGatcaatttcatctttaGTCACTTCCATACTTGATATAAGATTTCCTAAAGCACCTAAAATACGATTGTACAAACTATAATTAACATATTTTAGTTTGATAAATTCCTTGCatatatcaaataatattttacttCTACGAATTGCTGCTTTATGTACcaaaatttctttctttaaaattttatctTCTTTTAGCTTATTAATAGCTTTGTTCTTCagtttttcttttaagctaattaatttattccaTTGTTCTCTTAAAGTACTTTCTATTTGTGTTAGATTCAAATCATTACAAATAAATGGAAAATTTCCCAAATCAAGTAATGATGGATGtattaactttttaatTGACAATTCTTCTCCAGAAAGATCAGAAATATGTTCCCAAGACGAtctatatttattcttttctttacaatttttcaaaagatCATTTAATCTTTCCaaaatatctaaaaatatatttgaaagtaaatttttttttaatatgcTTTCTCTGTAACAataacttttattatttgctCTGCCAATAGAAGAATTTAATCTAACCAATAATTCCGAAATTGTTGAAATTCTTCGATGAATTAGTAATATCAACTCTGAATTACATCCTTCTAAATATTTTACTGCATATTCCACTTCCTTTGGTAATAAAAGTGACTTTAATTCTAGAGCTAAAGATTGAATATTTCTGTTTAAATCGCATCTTAAAAGTGTTactaaatttaaatgatcTAAAATTACATTTTCTGGAGGAgcttcaattaataaatttattggaTAATTTCCTTCATCACCATCTCCTCCGCCAGATCCACTTGGAACTGTTGGTTCGTTTGAAACTGTTGGTTTGTTTGGAATTGTTGGTTTGTTTGGAACTGTCGGTTTGTTTGGAACTGTCGGTTCGTTTGGAACTGTTGGTTCATTTGGAACTATTGGTTTGTTTGGAACTGTTGGTTTGTTTGGAAATGTCGGTTCGTTTGGAATTGTTGGTTTGCTTGGAAACGTTGGTAATACTGGTACACCTCCTGGTATTCCACTTGGTCTTCCTGATGATCCAGGCCAAGCTGGAATTGTTGGTTTCCCTGGGGCTCCTGCTCCTGCTCCTGCTCCTGCTTCTGGTCCTGGTCCTGGTCCTGCTCCTGCTTCTGGTCCTGGTCCTGGTCCTGCTCCTGCTTCTGGTCCTGGTCCTGGTCCTGCTTCTGGTCCTGGTCCTGGTCCTGCTTCTGGTCCCGGTCCTGCTCCTGCTCCTGGAGAAGATTCTTCAGAATCAAAGAATGAAGAATCATCCACTGAAGAAACATCAGTTAAAGGAGGAACAAACCCTCCAGAAAGAGTTGAGAAAGAGCAACTCTGTGTTGGAATAAATTTAGGACTCATAATATCAACTGGTACAAACAAACCATGACCACTAGCACTTTTATAAGCACTTGGAGATTTCAATTCACTCGTAAGTTTATACAACTCAAGCAAAAGCTTCAAAAACTCAGCagaaaatatatacttTTGAGCTTTAAACATGCTATTACTACTCAAGAAACTTGTATGTTGCAAACCCGTATCAGCTGAACTActtatattattcttttctacATTCAACCCAGAAATAGTTCGTACTTCTAAAATCTTCTTTAACAACTTCTCGAGAAATTCAACCAACTTATTAATACTCGGAGTCAAAATAGAAAAGTCTTCATAAACGAATGAAGAAACTAATCCCATAGTTAATTGATATATAGACAAATCTTTCAATTCTGATCCTCTTGTAGTTGTACTTCCATCCAAAGATTGAATTGCTGTCTCCAATAATCCTTCATATTCTAACTTTGCTTTACAATCATTTATAACTTTAAGAAGTTCTTCTAATAAACCAGGAATAAAACTTGACAAAACCGTATAATTATTTGCATGTTTTTTATCAAGTTTTTTCCCATTTTCCAATATCACTTCTAATTGCAAATAtctataatataataatgcCAATACCAAACTGTGACACTTTTGATTACCTTCCACCAACTTTGCGTCATTATTCACTAACTGAGTAAGTGTACTCTTATCAATTGATTTaacttttatattaaacttCATGGGTGGTTTAATCTCTTTTGTTTTTACCATATGCATTGTTAAAAGAGCTGTTAACAAActtaattgaaattttaatgaaaaaaattgtaaatTATATTGCTCTCTCGATTCAGGACTTTGAATTTGTTTcaatttgtttaatatatattcaaaagttTTTAAAAGTTGCAAAATTCTTTCTAGTAACATTAAAATCATATTAGTAGTAAGATTTTTTGCAAGATTTGTTTGATCTGATATTGAAAACCATCTAAATAATACTTTAAGTGAAGATAAATCATCTGTTTCGTAATAATCTCTTGGTAATCTTGATACAACTGGAAACaaattttcatcaaaatcaagattcaaattttcattatttacaGTAAATCTTAATTCAACACATTTTCTATATACAAATTGTAAAACTGGTTGAATTTGGCTGTATATTGCCCTAAACctaataaatttatcattttccaCAGTAACTCCTGTTGTAGTTGTTTGTGTTTGACCATTTAAATTTTcgaataatttctttaatggtattttattaaattccttaaatttttccaattcttttttaagcATTTCAAAACTAACTGCTTGACATATTTGAGGTAAAGCCGTTGTTATAAAACTATTTCTCTTTTCATCATAAAAGCAAAGCATCTGCAAAACTTCAGTAAATAATATggatttattcaatatagCTAAAGTATTTTTAAGTATCATAATTCTCTGATCTAAGAAATTATCagtattttttaaataatccaaaattttcttttcagaTTCTAATTGATTTAGAATTACTGTTCTTTTGTAAAAATGTGACTTTAAAGtcttttgaatcttttcAATTTGGATTTGAAACGAATCATTCaaacattttttaaaatcaaaattaattaaagctTCCAATACTTGTGAAATtgaagttaataatttatctgTAAACAAAATAAGAGTTTTTGGCTGAAAATAACTAATTACCAAATTTTTAGGATCAAGTtctctttatttttgaGTTTGAATATATAGTTCGTGTTTATTCATAGGTAATCGACTTGCATCCTTTAATCTTTGAATTCGTCGTTTTTCTCTAGCATGAGCCTTTTGCTTACGTCTCATTTGCAAATTATCTAGATCTTGTTGTGATCTACCAGAATAAGGACTTGTAAATGGTCTATACATGACATCTTCATTAGCTACTTTTCCAGTAAGAATATCCTTTCTATATTTGCATTTATCAAGTTTAAGTTGATATTTAACAATCCTAGAAGCAAGTTCTTTCATTTGTAAGTACAACCTTTTAATGGCATTAGCTCTTTTATCACATACTTCGCATCTATTTcctttttgttttttaatattaggATTATGGCACGTATGACTATCATAATTGCTTTTAAgaattttggaattatctttaattttattaaattcagcAGTCAATTTTTCGATTTTTGACTCCAATTGAGCTattaaaattcttatttCATTTAACGGAATATTGCTTAAAGTCCAATGtgtaatttcattttctattgTTAATTTAGAATTCTGGCTAAATCCTggaaattttaaataacaTAACTCACTTATAATGATAttggatttattattaagaaagATACCATTTTTCTTATAATTTGCCAAAAATACACTTAACAAAAAGATTACAAAATTTAACCACGTATTcataattaaagatttaatcTATGATTgctattatttttttcttatctTGTGTAAACTTAACTTGTATAATCCTTTATTTTACATACTAAATTATGTTCTGAAATATcctatatttaatttaaaataatgtaACAAAAATTGACCAAGATCCGATTAAAATATCTTTCTTTGAATAGGAATAAACTGTtgttgttattattattaaacccccgagaaaaaaaaaagatgaataaatgattttttattcCGAGCTACCCtcttataatatatattgcTATATGTAAATATCTAactaaaattattgaattgatttttcatttggtgaaaaattgaataacCCCAATTATAACAATAATTCTGTtactttaatttaaaaagtaGTACTGGTAACTAGagattaaaaaataaaccATATATACcagtaaaaaaaagaaaaccccatataaatataaagcttattatatatatacgTAAAATTTTGATCgatattattcaatatttattttttaaaaaaaaaaagaaatgaagaaactattttgtttttgtacttgttataatatttaaaatattctcaaataataatcttatattatttcttctccCTTTAAATTTGACATGGAAAAAGGctttttgttttttcctttactattattttgaGATTCATAATTTTAGGATTACGCAATCAAACTTAGGCGGCACATTTCAagatataatatattacatGTAATTTAATCTTTAAATTACCCcacaatttgaaaataaaacttttaGAACTTCCCGCCACttggatatatttaattaatttagaaaatacTTTTAAGTCAATAAGTGATTTTAGATTGGTTGATACTgcatattttttgttttttctttttctgttttaaaataataataatagttattattattattattattttaatattgtaaaaaataaagaacaTACTTTATTGAAAGGCCCAAACAagatttatatatatagatATATTGGAACCacttaatttattattaatcaatgAGACAAAATCAGATAAGACAAGATCCagatcaaaatattatctttcattctttctttgtttttttttaaaactagaaaaaaaaatttattattaaatatctaaaagtaataatatatttattattgtctTGAATTGCgttcaattaatattattttattatttgtattattcacatatatatattatattcaaaatatgcATTTTAATGCAAAGAGAATATATAATATGCAATTTGTCATAATTAGTGGTAATAGTAAATaaatggtaataataaataaaatatttaagtttacttaatattaaatttttatctaTTTCTATTACTTAAAGTCTATATTTCATAAAAGTaaagaaaacaaaattaaagaaaaaaaaaaaaaaaaaagagaagagAATCTCGAGTTTTTCCTCCTCTTTcatttctttctctttttttccttcataattttatttttcgTTTtgttaagaaaaaaaagtaaacaCTTTACTATTTCTTAAgcaaattaatatcaaaataaatctattttcttctcattattattatatattactGAGAtaagaatattgaaattaaatagtATAAATCcatttttataaataattcaagtataatttttttttttttaataaatagatTTTTGGCCTGATTCCaagatttcaaaataaacaTGTACAATTTATCGTATACAATATTAATGCATGCACGTTATAGAAGGAAAAAAATGGAAACAGCCCGCCTTTCCCACATgcttttgaaaaaaaaaaaaaatcatactgtaaaaataaagaaattccATTCtctcttttaatatttgaatttcattgaaatattaaagttacTTGATTAGTTTAACGAATTGAACAATTTtgacttttttctttttttaaactttttttcattCTAAAATTACTCTtctctttaaaaaaaaaaataaatatatagaTCGTAATCAAATAGAATTTAGTATATTATCTTGAGTTTTTTTTACAATATTCAACCAAAACTTCCAATGCAGCTACTATTTTCTCCATATTTCTGacatttctattattaactCTAGAGGAGTTACATACAAAACAATTATTGCATGTTCCTCCACTTCCTGACCTTTGATCTGTATTTAAACATCTTGCTGATCCTTTTAAAAATCGTTCCAATGactttaaattatttaaatctgCTATTGAAACTTTGAGTAAATGtaataaaagatttaaagtAGCATTTGAACAACCACTTCTAACTGAATTTGAATGTTTTTCAATGGTTTTTGTGGAAATACTTGATGTATCTAAATTAGTTTTATCTAATGTTCCATTAGGATTAAACTTTAATTGAACTTTGTGCGAACCAATGATTGAAGTCGGTATTTGTGATGGTTGTGATGGTTGTGACGGTTGTGGATATGCTGGTGGTTGAGGATATGCCGGTGGTTGTGATGGTTGTGGGTACCTTGGTGGCTGCGGATATGCCGGTGGTTGTGATGGTTGTGGGTACCTTGGTGGTTGCGGATATGGAGGCGGCTTTGATGGCTGTGGATATGCTGGTGGTTGAGGATATGCTGGTGGCTGTGATGGTTTTGAAGTTGATCGTGGTGGACGTGGCTTCGGCTGTGATGGACcaaatgaagataatataTCATTGATAGAGGAAGGCGCTGGTTTTCTTTTTGGTATTTCTGTTCTTGAAGCTTGATTATTCGTTTCAATAGCTTGTTGTAAAATTTGTAAAAGagtttctttattttgatttccTGGCATATCTATGAAATCAATCAAATCTAAAGGAGTATTTGGAGGCACTACTGATCTTACATAATCTAAATAGTATTTCAATACAACTTCATCATTTAATAAGAGCCTGCTTTCATCATCCAAAGCTTCTCCTCCTTCTGCTCCTCCACTTGCTCCTGCTCCTCCACTTGCTCCTGCTCCCCCACCTGCTCCTGCTCCTCCACCTGCTCCTGCTCCTCCACCTGCTCCGCCTCCATAAACATTCCCTGTAgaatttgtattatatTCACTTAAAATATCCAATAAAGTATTTTTATCGTAACCTGCAActtcaattaattctttcaaacTCAAGGATTGTTTTACCATAGAAACATACAAAGCATAAGCTTCTAATACTTGTTCATCTGACATAAGAGCATTAATTAAACTTGATGCACTTGTTCCTTCTTCACCTTCATTATCATTTCTTCCTGGTGTTTCTCCATTTgtgttattattttgtgaagttttgataaattcaatcattaaagataataagTAACTTTTATCGTAACTTGAAAGTTCGATCAAATCTTCTAAATTTGAAGGATTCTCAACAACGGAAGAATATAAAGCATAAGTTTCCAAAACTTGTTGGTCATTTATTATAGATGAAACGATGTTATTAGTTGATTGAACCCCATTTTTTAAGCTTTgaacaatattttttaaatattcagaTAAACTTTGCCCTTCTGCTGAAGCTAATTCCTTGATACTATTCAAACTTAAAGGCGCTTCACCAGTAGCTAAACTCAAATAAAATGCATATAAGTTTTGtatttcttcatcttcatcaagATTTTCTTCCTCCCCTGCTCCTCCACTTCCGCCTCCACCTCCACTTCCGCCTCCACTTCCACTTCCGCCTCCACTTCCACCTCCACCAGCTCCTCCACTTCCACCTCCGCCTGCTCCTCCACCTCCGCCTGCTCCTCCACCTCCGCCTGCTCCTCCACCTCCACTTCCTCCTCCCGGCGTATATTCATCCAGATCTAACTTAAATAATCGCCttattttatcattaaGCTTATTA from Cryptosporidium parvum Iowa II chromosome 8, whole genome shotgun sequence encodes the following:
- a CDS encoding hypothetical protein (with cryptosporidium-specific paralogs), with protein sequence MILKNTLAILNKSILFTEVLQMLCFYDEKRNSFITTALPQICQAVSFEMLKKELEKFKEFNKIPLKKLFENLNGQTQTTTTGVTVENDKFIRFRAIYSQIQPVLQFVYRKCVELRFTVNNENLNLDFDENLFPVVSRLPRDYYETDDLSSLKVLFRWFSISDQTNLAKNLTTNMILMLLERILQLLKTFEYILNKLKQIQSPESREQYNLQFFSLKFQLSLLTALLTMHMVKTKEIKPPMKFNIKVKSIDKSTLTQLVNNDAKLVEGNQKCHSLVLALLYYRYLQLEVILENGKKLDKKHANNYTVLSSFIPGLLEELLKVINDCKAKLEYEGLLETAIQSLDGSTTTRGSELKDLSIYQLTMGLVSSFVYEDFSILTPSINKLVEFLEKLLKKILEVRTISGLNVEKNNISSSADTGLQHTSFLSSNSMFKAQKYIFSAEFLKLLLELYKLTSELKSPSAYKSASGHGLFVPVDIMSPKFIPTQSCSFSTLSGGFVPPLTDVSSVDDSSFFDSEESSPGAGAGPGPEAGPGPGPEAGPGPGPEAGAGPGPGPEAGAGPGPGPEAGAGAGAGAPGKPTIPAWPGSSGRPSGIPGGVPVLPTFPSKPTIPNEPTFPNKPTVPNKPIVPNEPTVPNEPTVPNKPTVPNKPTIPNKPTVSNEPTVPSGSGGGDGDEGNYPINLLIEAPPENVILDHLNLVTLLRCDLNRNIQSLALELKSLLLPKEVEYAVKYLEGCNSELILLIHRRISTISELLVRLNSSIGRANNKSYCYRESILKKNLLSNIFLDILERLNDLLKNCKEKNKYRSSWEHISDLSGEELSIKKLIHPSLLDLGNFPFICNDLNLTQIESTLREQWNKLISLKEKLKNKAINKLKEDKILKKEILVHKAAIRRSKILFDICKEFIKLKYVNYSLYNRILGALGNLISSMEVTKDEIDQFNSKMKQFFKHSLDKNYQHDEPVSAGGIEGGVAVTGGGEGTNEDDEEVMNLYGVYLSLTKDEPALSLEEIKGLAKEEKYGIVDYLKIFIQNLKNETQSTVDPSEQKKREDKAEQVLDLAEVFLADKAIIETYNLYSSSVENPLDLKYLIKISNYDKDYLLNLMRELIQNLFSTASGGGGGGGEGAEVGIDLLSTLKSDEEVLMAYAAYMSIVQGNSLSLEELIKASGYDKAALLSMLGEYSQSLAGGGAEGGASGGAGVGGGAGVGGGAGASGGAGGGATGGAEGGVVGGAEGGAVGGAGGGAVGGAEGGAVGGAEGGATGGAEGGAVGGAEGGWGVGSGYDYMQVDEKVTEKYLEYVGTVSSSDSPLNLADFIQMTGNDSKEALLEALEEAIAKNHQESREKKRKTPASIKNIPSSFGVSTKKNGMPDPAVRPKVPILPGTKIKRKKRSAVEDLTNDKEVYGKYLEYISLSGDTKNLQELFDSVNHSKSELIRLLEDGIGKSNLGLMPSDDPLAQKPPSYPPSKPQMPPPYQKPPSYPQPKPQIPPPYQKPPSYPQPKPQIPPPYQKPPSYPPSKPQIPPPYQKPPSYPQPKPQISTSSGGQQVQLRFNSNGTLDTKNLDVSKISIKTIEKYSLSIKDGCKREVLELMKLLLKASEADLTNLKSLDKFVRGSGKCLVTNQKVSSISGGMCNNCFICKSSQVNQKNISNMEKVVAALVALVNYCTQNLRS